The following nucleotide sequence is from Coffea eugenioides isolate CCC68of chromosome 10, Ceug_1.0, whole genome shotgun sequence.
CCTGATACGATtacgaaaaataaaaaataaaaaagagataatatgttcccaaaaaaaatcaaggaagcttgagaattggaatttcaaaATAGTGTTGTTTGCATAAAACTTTGCATGGagtcttttctttcttcctggGTGACGTTCCTTCTATTTCCCGTATCTACAATGACTAATTTCTGAAGTTTGAGCAATTTCTCGGTATCTGTCTCTTCCTTTATGCTGCAACTTCATTATCAAGGCGTTACCCATTTGATCAAACCAAGAATTGGAGCTTATTTAAGTTTTCGATGCCAATCCACTAATTTGAGTCTCATCACCTCTAGTTCTTGGAGATAAGGCATTGCATCCTTTTCCACTGATAGCCCTTTCAATTTTTTGAAATCTCAAGTTCTAATCACCTGAACTTTGAAATCCCTGTTGACTAAAATGTCTACCAATTTGCCAAATTCTGAAGGGACACCAGTGGATCCACTCATGGTCAGGCCTTGAAGGGAAGACCCCCTTTTGATACCTTCACAAGATACCAGCTTGAATCTCACACTGGGGAACTCAAGGAGTTGGTGAGATTGGATGTTGCAGAcgaaggatttttttttttttttttatattgttTTGAATAAGGCAAAACTATAAAATGTTTATTTCTATGAACAAGTAAGATCTTACAAGAGAGTAACTCTCATGTACATCAGAATCCCATACAAGTAAGAAACAATATACTTAGAAGAGAGCAACTTTCATGTCTTTTTGAAATCTTTCCGATAACTGCATACCCAATCTCATCAACAATGGATTCCGTAATGCCAAAAACTGTAGCTGTTTAGGCCTAAAGATGACTACATTATGAGCTTTTGGAATTTGTTACTGTTGGGCTCTGAGAGAGCCAAACTCGGGGAGAATTTAACCATGAGCTAGAATGGGAACCACAACCATGGGTTTGACACCACATCCAACCCAAAACCTTAAGGCATTGGGTCTATGGATCATTGTCACTCATATGTTCCTCATTCTACTCATCTCTTTTCGATGTGGGACATTGATTCACACTTGATATCCCAACAATCTCCCCATCAATTGTGAATCTCTTCCACATCGGACCTCTCTCCCTAGCCCATCCACTCCATCAAGCCCACTTCAATCTGGAGTGTACGATTCTTGCTCAAAAGCCCACATGCCCTTGCCTCACTGCAGGTcagcatgatttttttttccatgcTCTTATCCAAGCCACGCCTTACCACTCCCACTGGCTTTTTATCCTGGAGTCACTGCCCAGCTGAACcatcggctctgataccacttggtTTTTGGGTTGGATGTGGTGTCAAACCTATGGTTGTGGTTCCCATTCTAGCTCATGGTTAAATTCTTCCCGAGTTTGGATCTCTCAGAgcccaacaagtggtatcagagctccgtTGGGGTTTTGgttaattatttgaaattgaGTGGGTGGTGGTATACCATGGGGTTTGGAACTATACAGTTTccaattcaaccgtttaatgGAACTACAAGTTTCACTCTTTGGCGACGAAGAGTGAAGGATGTTCTAGTTCAACAAGGTTTGGCAAAAGCGTTGAATGGAAAGAACAAGAAGCCAGAGAGCATGAATGATGATGAGTTTGAAGAGTTGGACGCAAGGTGTGCGAGCACGATTCGGCTTTATGTGGCGGACAACATCATAAATAATGTGATAGATGAGGAAGATTCTGCAGCAGACCTCtagaaaaaattggaaaagcttTATCTGGCTAAAAACTTATCCAATAAGTTGCATCTAAAGCGGCAACTTTATGCACTAAAGATGGAGGAGGGTGGCAGTCTCATGGATCACATGAATACGTTCAACGGAATTTTGGATCAACTTCAAAAGGTTGGCGTGGATATTGAGGAAGAAGATAAGGCCCTTTTACTTCTTACCTCAGTCATTGATTCTTACGAAAGTGTCGTGACAACCCTGTTATATGGGAAGGACACTTTAGAGTTCGAGAATGTGCAGTCTTCTTTGTTGGATtatgaaaaacaaagaaaggcaAACCAAGATGTGACACTAGAAGCTGCTTTAATTGCTCGaggtgagaataaaagaggaaaacAATTTGGCGGTGAATCTAAGGCAGGTGGTTCAAAGGCCAAGAGAAAGGGTGGAATCCAGTGTTTTGGTTGTCATGAGTTTGGCCATATCAAAAGATATTGCCCTCAtcgaaagaaaaatgatgagaatGACTATGATAATATTGCTGGATATGCATCGGGTGGAGACATTCTCACAATCTCTAAAAGGTAATAATACTTCTTCTCGTGATGGTTGGATTTTAGATTCTGGATGTGTTTCACATGTTTGCTCCAGGTTAGATTATTTTGATACTCTCCAAAGAAAGAAGACAGGTTTTATGTTATCGGGTGATGGATCTACTTGTCAAATCAAAGGTGTTGGAGTGGTGAAAATCAAAATGTTGAATGGAGAGATTCATTCTTTGGGTGGTGTGGCTTATATTCCAAATCTACGAAGGAATCTAATTTCTTTGAGCCAGTTAGGCTCCGAGGGTTACCATTTTTTCGCTGCAGGTGGAGTCTTGAAAATCACACATGGCAAGACGGTCTTGTTGATGGGGAAGAAGTATGGTAATTTGTACCATTTGAATACCTCAATGGATTGGGAGCGGAAGGGGATCCAAGAATGCTCCCAAATTACAAATGGTGATGAGAGGAAAAAACCTGCTATGGAAGAGGGTGAATTGAGGCCCCTCTCGCGAGTCAACTAGATGTTGGACTCGGTTAGCTACACACGTTCATTTGtcgattgaatcaattgaaaACAAGACCGTATTGATTCAGGTGTGTAGCTAGGCACCAAAGGACTTGGTGGGAAAAGGcaaatggagtttttttttttggatggttTGCTGtgtttgctaaaagaaattttcgccaaggtggagatttgttaggaaattggcttaatttcttttaggtaaaATTCTTATTTGGTGTGgaaagtaactagtttcctacttagattttagttacttgaagtaatAGTCAAGTAAAGTCCTATTTGGTTTAGAATTAGATGTTATTTCCTACTCTATATGAGTTTAGAAATTAGTATTGGTTTCtaattgttatttgattttttggccaagtaatgttctctataaataggtagaTTGGTATACTACAAACATACAAGAAAGGAGTGAGAGAGTTCTTAGTGGGTGAGAGGGTTATACAAGAGTTGGGCTTGAGAATCAAGTTGTAATCTTGTGGTGTTTTTTCTCTCATAGTAAGAACAAGtttttctctccgtggacgtaggctTGGTGATTAAGCCGAACCACGTTAATTCTTGTGTGTTGTCATCATTCGTGTTAGATATTGTTTTTATTAAATTGTTGATTAAGGTTTTGGGTTGGATATGGTGTCAAGCCCATGGTTGTGGTTCCTATTCTAGCTCATGGTTAAATTCTCCCTGAGTTTGGCTCTCTCAGAGCCCAACAGTTACACCATGATCCTCTAACATCTTGAATTGAGAATTGTTAGCACGCTTTTGAATTCACGGTTTTATCTTGTGGATTCCTCGTCGATTCTTGCCTTGCCCTCCTTCCTTTGATCTTGGACATCTCACCTGGAATGCCTAAGTAAATTTTGTGTGGCATATCCATTGCTGATTTCTTGTGCCATTTATGCAGTTCCCTTCCTTAAATTTGCCTCGTAAACCACATTCCACATTGTCACGTTTATAATTAAACCAACCACACTAGCAAATCTGGGTTGAAGCTCTTCTTCAGATGTTAAgtttttgaattcttttttcAACATTATTACATGTGCTAAACATACCCAGTGGATGTATACTATTCAAAAATGAACTACTCTAAAATGCAAATGTTTTTAAAATTCACTTACTTTAAAACACGGAAAAAGTTTATGAGGAGATGCTGTGTTATACACTTGAGACAATATTCTGTTAAAGAGCATATTTTTCCAACTTATGTACTATAAAAAGAGTGTGTATTGAGTATAAATTAAGTTTCCCGATGAGCAATCAGTGCTAAAATAATTGTTTAGACTGATGTCTTTCAATCTTTCTTTTCCAGCTTTCCTCTAGAAACGGGTAAAAGCATAAAAGCGTAAAAGTTTTTGGGAATACATCAAAATTTAGCAGCCTGCTATAGATAGCTGCTTTATACAAATAGCAAGACTAGGGGTCATCAGCGCAAAATCAGGACCTTAATTAGCTTGGGCTTTTATTGTAAAGCAGAAATTTGTAAGCTTGTTCAATCTAGAGCATGTGATTTCTCCAAGGCTCTTCCAAGTGATCCAGAATATATACTAGGCTGATAGTACTGCTTCATTAATATAGGCTTCGGATAATTGAAGTTTTAATCTCTGATCGTTGTTTCAGTCCGAAGATTTCTTGATGGAGAGAGATGAAATTGAGTTCCGGGGGTTTAGCCGGTGGGTTTCTAGTCTTCTAAACAGTAGTGGCGGTCCTGGTGGAGGAGATAAAAATGGCATGTTTGAAAAAGTGGCAGCGGCGGAGGAGGGCGGGTAAAAGAAAGAAGACAACTAGACAAGAGAGAGGATTTTGTTGCGTTACTAATGGCCAATAGGATTTGTGAGAAAGGAAAAAGGTCAGCAAACATAATTGACCTTGGAAAGAAAAGTGACATGTCATCCACGTTGGCTTCTAGAATCTGACATGGCAGACCCATCATATGTTTATCCGACTAGGCCGCCACATCTCTGCCAAGTCAATCGAGGCCTATGTCCTGGATGACATGTCGATGATCCACAGATGACTTGATAGCCACATCACCAAATTGCGGATAAGGCGTCGATGAAGTCAGTCCAATTCCTGATGTGTCCTTCACGTCATATTTGACATGGTAGCTATGTGGCCTGAGAATCTGACGTTATTGTCTAGTTAGCGGGCAAACTGACACGACAGACACCTAGCAACCGAATCAATACCAGAAGATGAATGTGGAGTCCACATCATCCTAAACTAATGTCATGAAAGCCACGTCAAATGTAACCATATGACTTGTTAGACATGTGCACCTGTGTGAAGCGTCGCTACATATAAGGCTAATGTCATTGCCATGTCATAGGAGTGAAATGACGTAGCAGTTGAGTCATCATGCCTACAGACGTGACTATCACAACGAGGCCATGTCAGTGGGGATAGCTTACGTGTGATCCACGTTATTTGATCTGTCCATATGGTTGATCATCTTAGATGCCACCTTGGCTTGTATGGCAACCACGTGGGCATAAAATTTGACGTGTTCGCTATGTCAATGGATAATCTGATTTGTCAGACACCTCGCAATCGAGTCAGCACATCCAATCTGAGATGGACTCCATGTCATCAAAATCGGATGACATGGAGGGCACGTCAGCTCAACTCATCTGACGCGTCAAACACGTGTTCTGTGTTGTGACATGTCACCATGTCAATTGATTGCGTCATATAGACATACTGACATGGCCCCCAGGTCGAGGACATATGATATCAGTTGTGACAACATAAGTATTTGCGATGTCATAAGATCGTTTGACGTGGCTATTCAACATGGTAGCCACCTTAGCCTAAATGTTGACATGGCCTTCCACATTATTATTGATCCTGACATGGATTTTATGCCACTTGGTCGATTGACATGGTGTCCACGTCATTTTCTGTGCAACCCAACAAAATTGTCGTGTAAGCAAACATATCTGACGTTTATGCCAGCTCGTCGTGCCAATCCTACATGGCATTCGAGTGTTGATGATGATATGATCTGATAGACATGTCACTCGAATCATTTGACGTGTCCGTCAAATCATCTGTCCACGTCATAAAGAAGAATTGAATTTCTGACAACGTGGATGCTGAGTCACATCAACAATCTCATGAAGCAGCCACGTCATATCCACGTGACCCGCTATCTGACACTGTTGCTGGTCAACTCTCGAACAGTACCGGGGCTGACTTGGTGTAGCTGAAATGCTGAAGCAAAGACCAGCCTCATGGTAGATTGGTCCAGTAACATAAATTGTGGTTACGAAGGCAGATATTTTTTATGTGTATTAATGAATGCTGAAAACATGCACTTTATCGAGTTGTTTCATAATTTTAAATTGAAAACAGGATTTACAAATATCTATTCATACAACACTAATCTGATTATGCTTGTGTTGTATCCGAGATTCTTTGCATCTGGTTTGAGGCATAAATGAACTTTCATACTACAACTTTTCTGATGTTTGAGGAGataatataaaaatcaaataaagtaagTGAGGCCTAGCATGAACAAGGCCATAGGGTAGTAAGAAGAATTTTAGAATTTATGGGGAGAGAGAGGAAGATAGGATAGTACCCTCATATTTACATAACTCCAATCTTACAATCCACCCAAATTTCACTACTTATACCCGCTATGAAACTCGGCAATCCAAATAACAATAGTCAAATCAAATGGCTTTTCTAACCTAAACATCCTAGGTTACTCTAAAATAGATTTTAAAGAATTATTACTGCAAATTATGATGGGTCTACCACGATTTAGTTTGCATTTACAGGCACTAGATATAGAGAATTAGTGCTCATAATATAATGCTTTATTAAGTCATAATTTACAACTTTTTTCAGATCACAGACATAGTTTGGAACCTAGAAGAACTGTTGACCATTTACTCTACAACTATTGAGAATGGAAAAATTAGTTCAGGTAATAGACTACTGAAAATGGTTCAAGCAATACACCATCTATCTCATAACATGTAAAATGAGCTTCAAATGTGAATACAATTAATAGCATCTAGAAATGTGAAAGAAGCTACTCAGcccaaaatagaaaataaaaaaaaatttacaaagaaGCTATAGAAAAGAGGCTAATGACAAATTTGGACTAATACGTGAAGTTCTTCATCAACATTGTAAAGGCTTTTCAATTGCTaatcaaaatttacatcaatcaaaattaaattaaatttagaaatcttAAATGATCTACTGCGGCAATAGTGGCATTTCATCCGCATTCATAAGCAAATATGTGATTATTTTTCGTGCAAATGAAAATTAGCAccaagttataaaaaaaaatatgaatgaAAAAGATAAATCAGAACTTGACAATCAAAATAATCGAGCATTCCCGATAGCTATATATATTTTTAGGGAATGTATCATGCACACATCATAAAGCTTAGAGGTATACGATAGACGTTGATGTATACCAGAGTCTCAATGATACAGCTCacttaaactcccatctttaATGGGACCCTCTGAGGCACTAGCGACTTGTTCATGCTataatggaaaaatgaaaaaaaaagaataaaatagttattttaattttttttttacattataCTGTCACTTATTTACaccatatttataatttatgtACATTATATTCCAAATCATTTAGCCCCCATGGACAAACTTTATCTTCAACGGAACTTATGAGGACCCATCCATGTGTGGATGATAGTTTAGGAATCGTCTTCTTGTGGAATCGAATCCAAACATTTGTTAGGGCCATGTTAAATTGGTCTCGCGTCATGTGTCGCACGTTTTCACTTTACGACTTTGACACACATGTAATGTGTTAAGCGCTTGTCAAACTTGTGAGGTCCAACGccatatatataatattcacaaataattccctgccaccaaaaataaaaattaaacattCATTAGCGTATGAAGTAAGGGCAACAAGGAGGACGGAGCTTAAGTAAGAAATCCCGAATTTGAAACCTTACATTTggactggaaaaaaaaaaagaagtaggggccaataatttttcaaattctcTCGGTATCATTGGTGACTTTGTCATTCTGTATCAAGTTTTACATGTATTGACACTAGTTTCCCAATTGGAACTTTCTTGGCGCTCTAATTTTGCTGCTATCTTGATTGACAACTTGTTTTCTCAGATGTTTCCAATTTGTTGGGCACAAAATGCTTATCGAGTTTATAAGCCTTCCAAGACTTTTGAACCTGCAGATGTTCTCTATTCCATTCCTGAACTTGTTAAGGGATGTTGTTCAGCTCTTTGTCTAAGCTTTTACATGCCAATTTGTAGTGGTGGCAGAAACACGGATAAGGTCTGAGGAGTGAGGACTGCGACTGAGGCACAGCATTTTTTCATCTAATACCATGCAAATTTTTTAGACATTCATTTGCCACTTACAGGTTTTGATGGATTAAACCGTCAACTGCACTAGGCAAGCTGTTCAAGAATGGCTGCTAATAGCGACAATAGATCAATATCACATCTAACATGGGAAAGAGATGTAGGatggtttggtttgaaatttcatgtccaaaacatatatatattttttgtggtTTTTCCTGATAAGACAATTTCTGCATTGGACCAAAGAAcaagtaaaattaattagttcaAAGACTAAAGGTGTCCTTTAAAACTTCAAAGACTAAAGGTGTCTTAAGTTTCTTTATTCCACACTGCAGATGATCAGTCCAAAATTAGGAAGACTCCACGGACATGTTTTTCTTAGTCTCCAAGGCCAACACTAACGTAAACTGATTGGAATGGCGACAGGGATGCCCCGTTGATTTGAAGACTATTCGTATTAGAAGCTGGCATTCCAAAGACTCTTAAGTCTCCTGACGTGTTCTTCATGGTCTCCAAGAGGGATGCCCTTGATTTGTAGAGTATTCGAATTACGAGTCACCATTCCACAGACTTTTAAGTCCATGGGCATGGTTTTCTTAGCCTCCCAGGTCTCTTAGGCGGGGACGGGGGGAGGAAGGTACAAGGACAGCCACTTCCAAgacttttctaaaatttttattgGACCTATTTGTTTCTAAGAAAGTAATGCTATCACTTTGCCCCCAACTTTGTGTTAAGTTATTTTTTATTCCtttcaaattttctttataAAAGACATCTTATAACAATCTAACTTTTAGTTAAATTTGCTTGAGATTACTATTAACATTAATGTTAGTAAATAATCATTAATACCTAGTATACCTTTAAATAGCAACCAATAAGGAAATACTAACTTGTTTTTATGTGAATCCATAATAAACCAACGCCCTACGTAAGATTCACGACCTGAATtaaaaaaggttagaaaactaACCCCAAATGTAAGATTGAATTGGatttaaggggaaaaaaagtaACAGTATTTGTTAAAAACAAACACGAAATATAACATGTTTTTAATGCGTTGCAAACTGTCCATCATTACCAACGTTATTGACCCTTTCAATGATGATGTTCTTGTTTATACGTTGATCAAATGATATTAAGAAAGGAATAACTCGAATAAATGATGTTAATTCAATAATTGATGTTTTTGATCAAATGAAATATTGTAAAACACAGGCTCGCATCCCCTGCATTGTTAGGAAATAAGATAACTAGAGAATCTAATTTTGATACCTTGTCTTTTACGACAAAAAACATCTTTTTGTTAGCGGGtgcaatttttattttaaatttattatacTTTATTTGCTAGTATAATATTGTCTTATTATATGTTTGATTATTGGTGCCCCTAACTTAAAATCCCGAGCTCATTGCTCTTAGAATTTTTTCCACGGCTAGATTCAGGGTTTGAATCTTGGGCCTAGCATTGGGGATGGCCACTTTTTCAGTGGCAATTCACTGCTATTTCTATATTTATGCCAAGTGtcctatttatttaatttatcatgtgctatttatttaaatttcttctaccATCACGTGATAAGTGGAATTGACACTGGATTTGACACCAAATAGTGGCATAGAGAATCACAACTGGGGTGGAAggtattattaaaaaaaaaaaaaaaagagtttccTCTTATTCTCCAAGGCCAACACTGGCATTTAACTGATTGCAACAGCGAGAGGGATGCCCCATTGATCGGTAGACTATTCGTATTAGAAACGCCATTCCACAGACTCCAAGTCCACGGACGCGTTTTTCTTAGTCTCCAAGGCCCAATAATAACGTTAACTGATTGCAGTGGCATGCCCATTGATTGGTCGACTATTCGTATTGGAAGTCCCCCTTCCACCCTGTGTATTTTCTTCCAAATTACTTTACCCAGGAAATGCAAGAATAATCAGTGGTAAGATGGCTATAAATACCACTGCtcgaaaagaaaggaaattaaCCCTCTCTACTTTTCTCTATACACACGCATGCCTTGTTTAGCAGATCAAGCACATAATCTCTAGTTTGTTAACAAAGACTTTAAAACCGTTGAAAATGGCTTTAATGGTCATTTCCACTCTCTTTTGCTTGTTCAGTTTCTGTGTTTTGGCTACTATTGCAAGGGAAGTTCCTGAAAAGAGCAACTTAGAAACTTATATCGTTCGCCTCGAGCCCCGAGACGGTCCTGTCACCGAGTCAGAAGACTTGGAAATCTGGCACCGTTCATTTTTGCCAGCAACAATTGAAAGCACAAATTATGATTCTCGCATGGTTTATTCCTATCGCAACGTGATGCAGGGATTTGCCGCGAGATTATCTCCTGAAGAAGtgaaagaaatggagaaaaagaaaggtTTTATTTCTGCGCGCCCACCAGAAAGACTATCCCTACATACGACTCATTCTCCTAGTTTCCTGGGGTTACAACAAAATGTGGGATTCTGGAAAGACTCAAATTATGGTAAAGGTGTGATCATTGGCATCTTGGACACTGGAATCACACCTGACCACCCTTCCTTCAGTGATGAAGGAATCCCTCCTCCACCTGCTAAATGGAAGGGCAAGTGTGAACTCAGACCTGCATCCTTGTGTAACAATAAAATCATTGGAGCACAACACTTCATCCAAGATGATCAAAATGGTACATTGGCTGATGAAACTGGCCACGGTACTCATACTGCAAGCACTGCCGCTGGAAACTTTGTCAAAGGTGCCAATGTCTATGGAAATGCAAACGGCACCGCGGCAGGTGTAGCCCCTCTTGCCCACTTGGCAATGTATAAAGTATGTAGCATTGGTTGCTCTGAGAGTGACGTATTGGCTGGAATAGACACTGCTATTGAGGATGGGGTCGATGTGATTTCCATTTCTCTTGGTGGCAAATCCAAACCTTTCTATGACAACTATGTTCCGCTTGGTGCATATAGTGCAATggaaaagggtatttttgttagTTGCTCTGCCGGAAATGAAGGCCCTGATTATTTCTCTGTGGGTAACGATGCCCCTTGGATTCTCACTGTTGGTGCAAGTACCATGGACAGAAAGATCAGGGCCTCTGCAATGCTTGGAAACAATGAGAAACTAGAAGGGGAATCAGCTTTCCAACCTAAAGATTACGCCTCAACAATGTTTCCTCTTGTTTATCCCGGATCTAATGAGAGCGATCAATTTGCTGCTTATTGTTCTCCAGATTCATTAAACAACACTGGCGTCAAGGGAATGACAGTCTTATGTGAGGGAGGTTTTTTACCAGGAGTTACAATGGGGGAACTTGTGAAGGCCGCTGGTGGCGCAGCCATGATCATCATAAACCCAGAGGATTGGGGTTACACCACACAAGCTGATGCTCATGTACTTCCTGCTGCACATTTGAGTTATGTTGATGGAGTTAAGATCAAGGCTTATATGAACTCCACAAAGTTGCCCAAGGCAGCAATCTTCTTCAATGGAACTGCAATAGGAAATGATCAAGCTCCGGCTGTTGCTTCATTCTCATCTAGAGGCCCAAGTGAGGCAAGTCCAGGCATCTTGAAACCAGACATAGTCGGCCCTGGGGTGAATATTCTTGCAGCATGGCCTGTCTCTGTTGAAAACAACACCAAAACAAAATCCACTTTCAATTTCCTTTCTGGCACCTCAATGTCTTCCCCACACCTTAGCGGTGTCGCGGCCTTGCTCAAGAGTGCACACCCTGATTGGTCTCCCGCTGCAATTAAATCTGCAATCATGACTACAGCTGATTCTGTCAACCTCGAGAAGAAGCCAATTGCAGATCAACTAAACCTCCTCCCTGCTGATGTCTTTGCCACTGGTGCAGGCCATGTGAACCCATCAAGAGCCAACAATCCAGGTCTCGTCTACGATATTGAACCTAAAGATTACATACCTTATCTATGCGGCCTGAATTACACCAACAGGGAGGTTGGCATGCTGCTACAACGTCATGTGAACTGCTCGGTAGAATCAAGGATACCAGATTCACAACTAAACTACCCTTCTTTTTCCATCGTCTTTGGAGCAACTGTGCAGACATATACAAGAACAGTGACTAATGTTGGTGAGGCTGATTCGGTTTACACAGTTAATATTGTCCAACCACGAGGAGTAACTGTGAATGTGGAACCAGATACGCTCAAATTCTCGAAGCTGCACGAAAAATTGACGTATGAAGTTAGATTCATTCGACTTGCAAATGCTCCAAACGTTTCAGCTTCTCAAGGATCTCTGACATGGACTTCAGATAAGTACTCAGTCAGGAGCCCAATTGCAGTCACTCTCAATACCAGCGAGTTGCTCTAGCTCTACAGCACCAGCAGCAATAAAATAAACTTGGAGTCCAGATTGTATATGcattattttgaaatttgcttGACATAATATTATCTGGAATTGTTTTGAGCAATTCTTTTTGCTGTGCTCTTCAGGCACATTTAATATTGCAATTTGGGAGTTCAATTTTAAAGCAAGATTATTGCAGGAGAAATAATTAATCCCAAACTCTATCCACCAAACAATAATTGATAATCATAGttgaaaattaattaaatagatGGGAAAGGGAACTGCATAACAGTAAAAACGGGGGAGATCAACGTTAATATTAAGTTTTTAGATAATAATTTTTCATCCAAAGTAAGAACATAAATGCTCCAATATTGGCTTTAATGTCCATTGTTGCACATAGTTTGCAAGACTTGGTAAACATATCTTACGTGGTACTTC
It contains:
- the LOC113749069 gene encoding subtilisin-like protease SBT1.2 is translated as MALMVISTLFCLFSFCVLATIAREVPEKSNLETYIVRLEPRDGPVTESEDLEIWHRSFLPATIESTNYDSRMVYSYRNVMQGFAARLSPEEVKEMEKKKGFISARPPERLSLHTTHSPSFLGLQQNVGFWKDSNYGKGVIIGILDTGITPDHPSFSDEGIPPPPAKWKGKCELRPASLCNNKIIGAQHFIQDDQNGTLADETGHGTHTASTAAGNFVKGANVYGNANGTAAGVAPLAHLAMYKVCSIGCSESDVLAGIDTAIEDGVDVISISLGGKSKPFYDNYVPLGAYSAMEKGIFVSCSAGNEGPDYFSVGNDAPWILTVGASTMDRKIRASAMLGNNEKLEGESAFQPKDYASTMFPLVYPGSNESDQFAAYCSPDSLNNTGVKGMTVLCEGGFLPGVTMGELVKAAGGAAMIIINPEDWGYTTQADAHVLPAAHLSYVDGVKIKAYMNSTKLPKAAIFFNGTAIGNDQAPAVASFSSRGPSEASPGILKPDIVGPGVNILAAWPVSVENNTKTKSTFNFLSGTSMSSPHLSGVAALLKSAHPDWSPAAIKSAIMTTADSVNLEKKPIADQLNLLPADVFATGAGHVNPSRANNPGLVYDIEPKDYIPYLCGLNYTNREVGMLLQRHVNCSVESRIPDSQLNYPSFSIVFGATVQTYTRTVTNVGEADSVYTVNIVQPRGVTVNVEPDTLKFSKLHEKLTYEVRFIRLANAPNVSASQGSLTWTSDKYSVRSPIAVTLNTSELL